The genomic segment AGCAAATACGGGGCAAAATGGCAGAACCATTGAAAACTTATTTATTGTTCTGAGTGGAAAGCATGTATAAGTCCGGAATAAAGCATACATAATAACCTCATAAAACCTAAATACCAAGCAATATCATATTATAAAGGATTACAGTTAAATTTATATATTTTTATATCGCATAAGAAATAAACAGTATTTATCTTGTAAAGAGAACAAAAACGAAGTGAAACATTCGATTGCAAATCTGTTTGGATTGATAAAATGACCTATTTGCCTATGCCTCCGGCCGTTTTGTCACTGCTAGTAAGGAGAGAACTCACTCGAAGGTTCGGTGACTTAGAAATTCCCAAATCCCGAACGGCTTCAAAGTATCCCACGTCTGCGATTCCACCAGACATAGAGAAGTAgttctcttccttctccaagaTACTCATTAACAATGATTGTCGTAATAGTTAGCATCTGCTGGATCGAAGGTGGTTGTTCGTAATTGTTACTTGCCGGCTCTGCCTTTCGACATGTTGCAGCGTCAGGCTTTCGATACCGAGGGTCGTGAAATCCTGGTCATCGACACTGCGTATTTCAGAACAGGCCGATTCTATGGTGTGTGGAGCGTCGAACGTCCTAAAGATCACTTTTTGACGATACGGATGAAATGGCCTTGCAACATAGCTAAGTAGTGAGGTCGAAGGAGTGTTGTGCTGAGCATTAAGGGATTAGTATCTGTGTGATTGCGTTCCGTTAACCGAGCATGAGATATGCCAAACTGGGCGGCTTGAGGATCGATTTGTACCCTCCGCACTTCTGAGTTGAGAAGACAAGATGCAAGGATGTTGGTACTGATTGAAATCAGAGCTAGGGTCGAGTGGACCAAGATTCTAGATGGACGAACCCTGGGGTGTTTGGTTCCCTAAAGTGAAAAGAGAAACTTGACTTGTTGTGCTGGCGAGATTGGAAATTCGAGATGGTACTGTCGATAAAACTAGGCTGAGTCGCGTCACAATTTCTATGAGCtggagggagaagaggttgatTAGATACCGAAAAAGTTGGCAGTATTTTGGCAAACTGATTAGGCTTAGTCTGCCCAGGTCCTTGTCTTGCGGCACGTAACGCTGCGTAAGCTTTCGCCTTTTTCACCCGCGCTGActatcatcttcattccaTACACACTCGTGAAACGTCCGTCTGCACCTCTCGCATATTTCTCGGTAATACCTTGGTAGTTCCAGACAATTCAGCCACATAAGAATGGTTCAAAGGAGGCCAAGACTTaccctcttttccttgcgCTTACAGCTTTACATGCTTTCAGATTACGAGTCAATCCAGACTTTGCAGGGGCAAAATGAATAACGTTGCAGGAAgacctcttcctccgctCTTGAAAACATTAGAGGTTGGGCATAGGGGTGCATCtctattgaagaatgaGGGGGTTATAATGGACAAGGAAGTCGCAATGCTCAATGAAATGTCATTTGCGAACATGGCGTCGTTCGGATCCCAGGGCATGACGATATCTACGCTATACGTGTTCGTACAGGTTTGGTCCTCAGGATAGCGCCATGTAGGTTACAGCAAGTCCTGGTATGGTTGGAAGCTTAAAAAGGTTGCGATGAGCTGTCGGCCATAAAGGAGACAGCATTGTCGTCGTCGATATTATATCTGTACTCTGTTAAAGGCTGCAGGGAACACATAACGAGCTATCCGCTTTATGTCCCTGATGATGATAAGCGAGAAGGAGTATGTGATCAACGGAAGCAATCATACTTAGACGATGAAGGCATTATGTGCCAACTCGGACCAAGCACTGGTTGACTGGTACTTTGTGACACGGACATGGCGAATGTCTCTTTTAGACTTAATGTTGGTTACTCCGCAGCGACGGACAAGGGGTCGTATTGCATTTTCGAACTGACAGATAAATGTTTCAAGCAGCGAAGAGCTGGCCAGGGATAGAGATGGATAGCGGGCATCATGATGTCGCACATTCACCTTCCAAAGCGGGCTCGTGCGCAGATCGGAAAGGGACGACATGCGCTAGAGTCAGAACCATTGTTGACCATAATGCGTGGGTTATAGCGGAATATATTTTGGTAGAGGAAAGTGATCGACAAGTAGAAGGGTTCGCTGAGAGGGCTAGAACTGAGTATCTTACTTAGTGACAAAAAACGATACCAGATTTGGACTAGACTGGACCACTTGTAGAGTATCCTGTCATCATTCTTTGAATGCGCATACCTATCTAATGTTCCATCCATAAACTTACAAGGGAGATCTTTCATTTGTGACATTGAGTACTACTGCGCCCAGCTTGATGTCGTAGGAAACAAAGTGATCATTCTAACAAAGAACTGGCGATGACATAGCACGCTATCCGCAATGCTCTATTGATTATCTTTGGTAACCTTACGTAATACAATTGACCAGTCCCAACCTCCACTTTCGCCTGCATCCTGCCCGTCATCGATTTCTGACTTAGTCCTCCATATGTATAGAATCTGTTTTAATATCTCTGTCAGGCTCTGGTAATAATCTCCGAACAATCATGAAAGCGGAACTGTAAGGCCAGATAGCCAGGGAAGCTGACTATTCGATTGATTATTTTCGTTGTAGGGAGAGTGATTACAAAGCTACTGATCTGGAACCCAAGTTTTCAGAGCCCCGAAACGAAGAACCAGGAGAATCATATAGCGATGTTGGGATTGCTGGTTCTGATGATTCAGAGGTAAGATTTTATGCATCCCGCGGCAAATCTATGCTAACTGAGCCCAAATTCTTAGTCTTCTAGGTCGTCGTCCCCGGGTATAAATGATGGGCCATTATCAGGAGATGACCTTAATCCATTGAGAAAAACGGCGAGCTTTATTAAAACAGGAAAAGGCGAGTCGTTTACTTCGCTTCTTTGATTTGTAACTGGTGATAACCTCTATCTTCAGCAAAGGATATTGTTTTCCTTCTAGGAGCTGGTATCTCCACCTCTGCCGGTATTCCTGATTTCCGTTCTCCTTCGACCGGTCTCTACCATAACCTGCAAGCATTGAAGCTGCCATTTCCAGAAGCGGTGTTTGAGCTGGGGTTTTTCCAAAGGCGGCCTGAACCGTTTTGGGCGCTGGCAAAAGAGATATATCCTGGAAGACATTTCGTACGTTATGAATTTATGCATCCTTCATGTTGCGCTGCCCATGCTGACAGGGAAGTCATAGCCTACACCTACGCATTACCTCCtgcagctgttcaatcaGCACAACCTTTTAAAGCGTGTGTTCACCCAAAACATCGATACCCTTGAAACTCTTGCCGGATTGCCTCCTCACCTCATCGTTGAAGCCCATGGCTCTTTCGCCACCGCGCATTGTCTCAAGTGTCAGCGAGAAGTCGATAGGCAGGAGGTTCTTAACGCCGGTGtgagaaaaggagaggtTGTCCGGTGTAATGCGACAGTCAAGGCGgtggggaaagggaaaaaatGCGGTGGTTTAGTGAAGCCCGATATCGTGTTCTTCGGAGAGGGTCTGCCAGATCGGTTCTTCAAGTTTGTACCAGTATGTTCAGATCTGGGCGATTAAATCGTATCTAAAACACTGATCATTTTCACCACAGGATCTACGAAAGTGCGATTTATTAATTGTGATTGGTACATCGCTCCAAGTACAACCCTTCGCCTCTCTCGTGGACCATGTTCCTTCCACATGTCCTCGTCTACTCATTAACCGCGAAGCTGTAGGGCCGTTTTCGGATCTGAAGGATCCATTCTCCTTACTCCCTCCCAGTATATCAAATCTCCTTAACGGCTCGAGCCAACCGTCGAGAGACATATTTTACGAAGGcgatgctgatgttggTGCTTGGAAGCTAGCGGAGGAACTGGGTTGGAAAGATGAactggaagagatggtgaagaaagggagggaagagttACAAagggaatggaagaagcaagaagGGGATCTGGCTGGGGAAGGGACAAAGGAGGCTGAGAAGACGGCGGATAAGGTGGTGAAAGCtgtgaagaaagagattgaagaagaagaagagcttgaagaagccGTCAGGAAGGTACTCAAGCTCtagaaaaagaaggaagcagGTCATGACAGCTGGGAAGCGACGCTTCGTGCCGTGCACAGAACCGTTTATATGTGAGGATTAACGTCAAAGCAAGGGCAGCGCAGAGGTTGAACGATGTGGCGAGAAAAAAAGATCGTTGGCGAGGCATGAGCTGTAATAAAGCTCAAAATATCAAGCAGCGGAATGCTGATTTCGTTCTGTTGAGTCTGCTATTCTTTCGAAAGGTGCGAAGGATTCTCGAAGAAGGACGAGCATGGTGAGCTTGGTAAACCTCAGTCGTCACTTACCAGCCTAGACGAGACTCCATATAGTCGGAGCGGCTTGTATGGGTATGCAAGCAATTGAGGCAGTAAATCCGAGTCGCGTGGCCATGTCGATGGAAACAGTGAATGAAAATGGACAAGACTACTAGAACAAGCTTTGAAGTCTCCAGCGACCGAAATTTGCAGAGATCCACCACTTCCAGCATTAGTGAAATCAAGTTTTTATCGTCGCTCTTTGAATTCTGATACAGATATACTACGTCCGATGTCGATAAATATGTAAAATGACAGCACAGACAGTCATATAGATCCATAAAACAGTACAACGGCTGAAAACCTGCAGTTTTCTCCAAAACATCCGTACAATGCTACAGAACCAGGCacttcttgcccttcatcttctttaaacctcccttcttcatgcTTTCTCTGATAGCGGCGTCAAACACCTCCCCTACGCCCTTCCCCGCCTTTGCTGAACACTCCATATACCGTCTGGCCCCAATCTCCCTTGCTACTCGTTCGCCTTCTGAAGCAGTGATTGGTGTTGTGCCTTGAGCAGCCATAAGGGAGAGCGTTTGTTGGTCTTCGCGGAGATCGGTTTTAGTGCAAACTAAGATGAGAGGGACATTTTCGCAGAAGTGGGCCATTTCTGGGTACCACTGTACCTGCCAGTTCAGCCTTCTATACGGCTTTGTATCTGATCAAATCATTAGACCCACCTTATCTTGCACGTTCAACAGGCTTGGACGATGATTGCAGGCGAACACTATTAGGATCACATCTGTGTCATTATAACTTAATGGTCGCAATCTGTCAAAGTCTTCCTGTCCAGCTGTATCCCAGAGAGCGAGTTCGATGACTTTGGAAGGGTCGGTAGGCGATGGGACGGTGGTCATGAGATTCTCGAATACGGTTGGGACGTATTCTTCAGGAAAACGATTCTCGGCATAGACCGTTAACAGACAGGTCTTTCCACAGCCTAATCATAAGACTATTAGTTATTATGCTGTCTGACGACGGATACCAGTTCAAAAGAGGACTCGAACTTACCGCCATCGCCAACTACCACGAGTTTCTTTTTAATATCTGGCCGTCTTATGGGTGCACTGTCGTACGTCTGTGCGGAATCAGTTATTTGTATCACAAATGATCCTTTCGAGGTGCTTCGGATCCCAGTACTTACAGACATATCGTCGTGTTTCGTCAATGGTCGTTCCAGAATCCGGAGAATGGTCGTGTCGAGATGTAAAGGGAATGATCATAGGTTGATGGATTGTTAAAACGAACTGAAATTAAGGTCATCCGCGTAAACACTGCTGGCTATGTTATTTTACACCCCATTTTAATTTACCTCCACTTTTTTACGGCAAGGGGGGGCCCTCATGCGACATTTTTCGTATTCGTACAGTATTCAACTCGACATCTTCAATCGACAACTTCAGTTATAAGCGGCTCATCTCCGCTGCATAGGATGGCGCTCGTCCTGCAGCCGCCGCCACCGGGTGATCTTATGATATTTGAGGGCTTTCACGCTCAACATCAACGCGAGCCCGTGGCTGAGAGAAAACATGACTGGCCAAGTCGGACGGAAAAGAGGTTTAAATGTGCCTATGAAGGATGTGATAGAGCTTACACCAAACCATCGAGACTCGCTGAGCATGAAATGACTCATAGAAATGAGGTGTGTATCGTTTGTGCCCAATTACATAATTAGCTGATGGAATACCTAGCGACCTTTCGTCTGTTCACTATGCCCTCGAACATACTACCGAGAAGACCATCTCAAAGCCCATGCGCGCACTCATTCGAATGTAAAGATTAAGCCCTTCCCATGTACTCGGGAAGGCTGCAAGAAGTCTTTCTGGACGGCATCAAAACTTCGCCGACATGAGGAGGTTCATGATAAGGACGGTGCTTATCCTGTGAGCTGACTCATTAGTCTACACATTGTCCGATGCTGATGCCGATCACAGTGTGACAAGTGTGATGCTGCTTTCAACAAACATCATTTTCTCCGAGAACATGTAGCTGCAACCCATATGCCTCCCGGTACCAAACCTTTCATTTGTACTCATGAAGGCTGCATTGCTTCTTTTGCTACGAAGGCTCATCTTAGGAACCACGAGAAGACCCACGACGGTGCGTTACCTTTAGTTATCATACACTTGCTATGCTGATGTAGGATTCAGAAAGACGATATGTCTGTTCTCACCATGATCATGGAGAGGATTTCCCTACATTTTCGAAGTGGACGGAACTTCAAAAGCACATATCTACCGAACACGCTCCCACATGCCCTCATCCTGAATGCAACGGTCGAATCTTCAAAAACAATCAACGCCTCAGAGACCATTTGCGTGTACACGCGGACCAACAGGCCGACAAAGCTGCACTTGCCCATCGAtgcgaggaagaagtgCCGCAACTGTTGTTGGAAGGATTGGGCAaaagcaggaagaagaggaaacaTTTTGCGCAACGGGAGGCAGAGGACAACGGACCTAGGAAGCTGAGGAAGATCCTCAATGGTGAGGTGGGAAAAGACTGGGCATGTCAGCATGAGGGTTGTAACAAAAAATTCAAATCCGTCAGTTTCTCTCTTCACCGACTTCTTCACTGCTGACTATCTGGCAGCGATATGCTTTAGAGACCCACATCAAAGTCGTTCACCAAAACATCCGTGAACACGTTTGCCCTCATGAAGGATGTGGCAAAGCATATGCCTACAAAATCAACCTGAATCAACATCTCGCCAAACATAACCTATACGCGGAATCTTCAAAAACCGCGTCGACATCTGAGAGCGGGATGTTGACCGGGATGGTCAAAGAAATGAGGAGATTTGTGTGTCCTGCTTGGGCACTAGGCGTCTTTCCAGAGAACGGTGATATCGTCGTTCCTCCACGATGTCCTGAACCTCTTACCGAGAACGCGGACGGTAACGAACAATTTCAATCTATTGCTAGATGCAGAGCATCTGCCCCGGAGTCAACCACGACCGCTAACACTCCAGCAGTCCTAATAAAGTCGAACCCCGAAGAGGTGACTGGTAAGAGGTGTATCCTTCGATTCTGGAGAGTGTACGACGTTCGACGACATCTCAAGTCAGAGCATCGTGTCGATCTTGACGATATGCAAGTTAGGAGATTATTGCTCAGCACTGGTCAAACCGGGGAATAGAATGTTAGAATGTTAGATGCGTAGAAGGAAAGATGGGTTAATGTATCAGTGCTAGGTATCATTCGTTGTATATTCCAGATTGTTGTAGTCACTGGTCAATAGAGTTCGCGTTCTGGACTTTTTGCTTGGGGTTTTCCCCCGTGACGGTCATTATGAATCTGTTCTTGATTGCGTTATCATCTCGGGTCATCGCTTTCAATACTCAGATTAGTGCAGAACGAGTCCTTCTGATCTGCTCCTTCGCCCGTTGAACTTCGTGGCCGTTCCCTTTTCCAATTACTTCCTAACGAAACGATATCACAGGGGCAAGGATCTCTGTAATGATACTGCAGGACAAAGTGGGTATGACTGTTGCATTTTTTTCTGATTGAATATTTATTTCCGAACTTTTGATATTTTTAATTTAAATCTGCCCGACAGCGCAACCGTCTCCCCTTAAATCTGATCCACAGGCCCATACCCTTCTTCCGTTGGGATCTACCACCCGTTGGATAATCTGCCCCTTACCTGCGACCTTTCGCTCGTAACCTTCTGCAATTTCGCACTGATGACCCATCGCTATTCCTCGTTAGTTATCGCATGCTTATGGGATGGGAACATTGATCACCTCTTAGCTCCTCAATGACTTTTCGGTCGATACCATCCTCGAACCAAATCTCGCTATTGATATCACCGGCACCTTGTTCAGCGTTTTTCACGCCGTTATCAGGAAGTCCCGCCGATATACAGAAACGAGGTGCGTCCAGGGTAGATTGGTTAGAGAAGCCTCGAAGCTTGTTGAGAAGAACCTGGATGTGGCCTTGAGGTTGCATGAACCTTTGTTGTCCCATCAGTATGAATCTTCATACAATCCATAATCGAACTTACCCTCCCATGACACCGAAAGACATCATAAGGTCATCACCATGGGTAACCATACCAGGGATGATAGTATGATATGGCCTCTTCCCGCCTTTGACACAGTTGGGATGCCCTTCGATCAAAGTGAACCCAGTCCCTCGATTCTGAAGAGTGAAGCCGCAACCCTTCGGAATAGCTCCTGTTCCAAACCCTAACAAAAAAAACTGTAATTCAAAATGTGAATCAAGATTTATTAAAGGTGCTCACCGGCATAGTTTGAAGCAATAAAGCTACAACTGTTTCCTTCTCGATCCGCCGTGGCGAGGTAGACGGTGTCTGATGACTGAACGGGCATACCATGTTCGATGATCGAGGCTTTATTGAGGTCAATGAGAGATGCACGCTTCCGAAGATAATCTTTAGATAGCAGTTCCTTCACGGGCACATGCTCGACGTCCGGATCAGTGACATAATATCGGGCTGTCCTTCTTTAATAACCATCGCAATTTGAAATACAACAACCACTCACTATCAGCGAACGCCAGCCTTAAGGATTCTATTAAGATATGCAGATACAACTTTCCGTTATGGTCAATCTCCAACACGTCAATACCATGTACTTCTTCGACAGCCTCGATAATGCCCAAAGCTATGAGTGCAGTGATGCCCTGTCCATTGGGCGGGCATTCCCACAGAGTAAGCCCAGGGTCACTAGGTTCTTCATGATTGGGGGAATGGTGAGATTTGAAAGTGTATGAGATGGGTTGTATAACGTCCGCAGTACAGTCGGCGAGGTCCTCTAAGGTCATGACTCCTCCACCGCTTTTGACAAGATCTACGATGGCTGATACTTGGTGAACACGTGTGTAGTTTTGGGCCTGAAACCCCAAGAAACTAAGCCTTACCTTCAGCAATTCGCCCTTTGTAAAAGCCATCATGGCCATGCTCAGCAACTGCTTCAAGAGTATCTGCCAAAGTATTATGTGTCATGACATATGATGGTTGGGGAGGATTCTATGTCAATTGTGTCAGCTATTATAACTATGAAAAGGCACTTCGTTCATCTCACGCCGTCTGGCATCATCATTCTGTCAAGTATAATCAGTGATCGTTGGTATCGGATAGGTTCCAAATCTCACTCTTTCCAGTTGGGGGAAGCTTCCTTGATAAGCTGCTCGGCAGTCTGCCACTGAACTCAAATGTTAGTACAACGAGACAACTCAAGAGCCATCAGTCGTACTTGATTACTGTTCAACTCATGTTGCGGCACACCTTCTCTTGCAAGCCTGATGGCAGGTTCCAGAATTTGCCTCATAGATAGTTTGCCAGAGCCAAATACCTCAATCGTCTTAAGCCATCCGGCGGCCGCACCGGGGACTGTGACAGCGTTGAGATTAGTCAAGGGAATCTACCAATGGAGGATAGTCAGTTCGAGTAAAAATTGTATGAAATGAGATTCACAGCATCGCCGGTTATGCCCTGTGAACGAAGGTATTCCAATGTGAGAGCCTTAGGAGAACGACCTGAGCCGTTAACGCCCTTAACCGTCTTACTTGCGGCGTCATAGAAAAGACAGAAGACATCTAGCACAGAGAAGTCTCAGCCAGTTCGTTTTTGAAAGCGTTCTAAATACAGTCTCCAACGCACCTCCACCGATACCTGTAGGCCAATTTTAGAAGGATGATCCTGATACGTGAAAACTACTAACTTACCAGTCATTGATGGTTCACACACATTGAGAGCAGCTGCCGTAGCGACAGCAGCATCGGCTGGGCACCATCTGCCATTAGCGTTCACTTAAACAGTATTATTAAGACTCACCTGCATTACCGCCTCTGTTCAAAATCTCCAGGCCGGCCTGAGCTGCCAAAGGCTGAGATGTCGCGACAGCACCCTTGATCGAGAAGATCGTTGAACGTCTCGAGGGGAAGTGTGAGAACCTGGGTTCgtgagatggatgaagacgagagTAATCTATGGGGGGCATTTGATACCTGCTTTTATTCTATGGAGAGTTGTTGACAGTGAAGGGGGATGAAGGGGACGAACACAACAGTTAGAAGCCAGAAGTAAACTAAAAAGCCGAATTACCGGGTGGTTGCATATGGAGCGTTATCAGTCGGACCGAAGATAACCGACAACGCGGAAACCAGGGCGGCGACCGCCCATCTTACTTAACTAATAAATCGAATTGGAGATCATACATTGGCTGGACAGATACATATGAAAGAGGGCCGAGGGCCGTTTTGCATTATGCATATGGATCTATCATATATTCCAACGTAAATTTTGGACgggaaggaatgggaaaCTGAGAGGAAGCATGGCCTCGTCCAGATATTCGGTAATTTTGCGCTGCAAGTGCCTCCTACACAACAATTATTGTGGCAGTTACCCGTATTTGGCGTATGAGAAGATACCGACTGCCCGAGATCGCGGAAGCCGGATTAAATCGCCAGTATCACCCGACAGTCGCGGAAACAAGAACAATGGCCTTGAACGTTAAGTTCAGCTAGAGTAGGACTCATGCATGTTCTCATCGTGGTGGAAGGGCGATTTAGGAACCGCGAGAGGCCCGCTGCACACGCTATATTGAAAAGTGTCGTTTGGATGCAACCCGTGTCCGGATGCCCAAGAGGGGAAATTT from the Cryptococcus decagattii chromosome 4, complete sequence genome contains:
- a CDS encoding gamma-glutamyltransferase; translation: MPPIDYSRLHPSHEPRFSHFPSRRSTIFSIKGAVATSQPLAAQAGLEILNRGGNAADAAVATAAALNVCEPSMTGIGGDVFCLFYDAASKTVKGVNGSGRSPKALTLEYLRSQGITGDAIPLTNLNAVTVPGAAAGWLKTIEVFGSGKLSMRQILEPAIRLAREGVPQHELNSNQWQTAEQLIKEASPNWKEMMMPDGNPPQPSYVMTHNTLADTLEAVAEHGHDGFYKGRIAEAIVDLVKSGGGVMTLEDLADCTADVIQPISYTFKSHHSPNHEEPSDPGLTLWECPPNGQGITALIALGIIEAVEEVHGIDVLEIDHNGKLYLHILIESLRLAFADTRYYVTDPDVEHVPVKELLSKDYLRKRASLIDLNKASIIEHGMPVQSSDTVYLATADREGNSCSFIASNYAGFGTGAIPKGCGFTLQNRGTGFTLIEGHPNCVKGGKRPYHTIIPGMVTHGDDLMMSFGVMGGFMQPQGHIQVLLNKLRGFSNQSTLDAPRFCISAGLPDNGVKNAEQGAGDINSEIWFEDGIDRKVIEELRAMGHQCEIAEGYERKVAGKGQIIQRVVDPNGRRVWACGSDLRGDGCAVGQI